In a genomic window of Agarivorans albus:
- the tagH gene encoding type VI secretion system-associated FHA domain protein TagH, which translates to MNLSLSVISYHRFTSGVEEKKTLSTTSGESVITIGRASQCSWCLLDPERVISSRHARIESNNGQFWLYDTSTNGVFVNRSVEALAKDQPYQLNDGDTLAIGDYEIEVAISAQAIAQQAPSSAQVATAAPTVQAPAAMPATNLEEDFGVLAEPEPIANNSSSLDAKLNANLDDAFALPQSMNDEQSSIPEDWNALFASPAPQEPVAVSAPQQPAAVPSAAVPEVKQPAVAEPVAAVANTMANDPLAFAAATTKQATPAAPAAAVKPQYSSADEQAHLAAFLEGMGISPELVSQDNPVRWWHQLGVITRDSLDGIMNTLHNRAAFKENSRINQTTFRRNENNPLKFSTNAEDAIHNLLQRKTAGFLPPERAVKEAFIDLERHEYALLSGVEGAVAGVMQLLDPKSIESKDQNAKGIAKMYSAIEKHKSWNRYCSIYSDLENEFSQNSNAFYMEDFAKAYESTLKSIEQKGQR; encoded by the coding sequence ATGAATTTGAGTTTATCTGTGATTAGTTATCACAGATTTACCTCTGGTGTGGAAGAGAAGAAGACGCTCTCTACTACGTCAGGGGAGTCAGTTATTACCATTGGTAGGGCAAGCCAATGCTCTTGGTGTTTGCTCGATCCAGAAAGAGTTATCTCTAGTCGTCACGCGCGTATTGAGTCAAACAATGGGCAGTTTTGGCTATACGATACGTCTACCAATGGCGTGTTTGTTAACCGCTCGGTAGAGGCCTTAGCAAAAGACCAGCCTTATCAGCTTAACGACGGTGATACCTTAGCAATTGGCGACTACGAAATAGAAGTGGCGATATCCGCTCAAGCTATTGCTCAGCAAGCGCCAAGCTCTGCTCAGGTAGCCACAGCTGCTCCTACTGTTCAAGCTCCCGCTGCAATGCCAGCAACTAATCTTGAAGAAGATTTTGGTGTATTGGCTGAACCAGAGCCTATTGCAAACAACAGCAGTAGTTTAGACGCTAAGCTTAATGCCAATCTTGATGACGCTTTTGCATTGCCGCAATCGATGAATGATGAGCAGTCCAGCATTCCGGAAGATTGGAATGCTTTGTTTGCCAGTCCCGCTCCACAAGAACCCGTTGCCGTTAGCGCTCCGCAGCAACCCGCTGCCGTGCCAAGTGCTGCTGTTCCTGAAGTTAAGCAGCCTGCGGTAGCAGAGCCAGTTGCTGCAGTAGCAAATACAATGGCCAATGATCCACTCGCTTTTGCAGCTGCTACTACCAAGCAAGCTACTCCGGCAGCGCCTGCAGCTGCCGTTAAACCACAGTATTCTAGCGCAGATGAGCAAGCTCATCTGGCCGCATTTTTGGAAGGAATGGGAATATCTCCCGAGCTAGTTTCTCAGGATAACCCTGTACGTTGGTGGCATCAGTTGGGCGTGATAACTCGCGACTCCCTTGATGGCATCATGAATACCTTACACAATCGCGCAGCCTTTAAAGAGAACAGTCGCATCAATCAAACGACTTTCAGAAGGAATGAAAACAACCCGCTTAAGTTTTCTACTAATGCAGAAGATGCCATTCATAACTTATTACAACGCAAAACGGCTGGATTTTTACCGCCAGAACGAGCCGTTAAAGAAGCGTTTATCGATTTAGAGCGCCACGAGTATGCGCTGTTATCTGGGGTTGAAGGTGCAGTAGCAGGTGTTATGCAGCTGCTCGACCCTAAATCGATAGAATCCAAAGATCAGAACGCCAAAGGGATTGCCAAGATGTATTCGGCAATAGAAAAGCATAAAAGCTGGAACCGTTACTGTTCGATCTACAGTGATTTGGAAAATGAGTTTAGCCAAAACAGCAATGCCTTCTACATGGAAGATTTTGCCAAGGCTTATGAATCAACCTTAAAAAGCATAGAGCAAAAGGGACAACGATGA
- the tssK gene encoding type VI secretion system baseplate subunit TssK, which produces MSDFCRVAWSEGMFLRPQHFQQQERSLNFQLQQNLLQQSSYYWGVTELSVDRSLLSNGKFGLSSIRACLQDGAAMVSPTRDPLPEALSLDSSIRDQLVYLALPTEKSNGLNVSAQGRSVTRYRFVDHEVVDTNIGNDAVEVLQLAQAGFELKLESDNLSGYDTLAIAKIIEVSEEGQVSLDEKFIPASLNAQANSVLKQQLAEVHGMLRQRAEALAARIGAGQGSASSIADFLMLQLLNRYDALIAHILATNGLHPERLFQELAGLAGELATFSSKDKRAPQLPSYQHDELTRVFGDVMVVLNQFMSMVLEQTAVQIALDETNYGIRIAQVQDKGLLERAEFVLAVNANISPDELRKRFPAQVKIGPVEHIRDLVNNQLPGISAIGLPVAPRQIPYHAGFHYFKLDKSNDYWSRLSASGGVAIHLSGNYPELEMQIWAISQ; this is translated from the coding sequence ATGAGTGACTTTTGTCGTGTCGCGTGGAGCGAGGGGATGTTTTTGCGTCCTCAACACTTTCAGCAGCAAGAACGCAGTTTGAATTTTCAGTTGCAGCAGAATTTGTTGCAGCAATCCAGCTACTACTGGGGAGTAACAGAGCTAAGTGTAGACCGCTCCCTACTAAGTAACGGTAAATTCGGCTTAAGTAGTATTAGGGCGTGTTTGCAAGATGGTGCGGCAATGGTTAGCCCCACTCGTGATCCTTTGCCGGAAGCGTTATCGCTGGACAGCAGTATTCGAGATCAGTTGGTGTATTTGGCGTTACCTACCGAAAAGTCCAATGGACTGAATGTATCGGCACAAGGTCGTAGTGTGACTCGCTACCGTTTTGTTGATCATGAAGTGGTAGATACCAACATTGGTAACGACGCGGTGGAAGTGTTGCAACTAGCCCAGGCTGGCTTTGAGCTTAAGTTAGAAAGTGACAACTTATCGGGCTACGACACCTTAGCTATCGCTAAGATCATTGAAGTTTCGGAAGAGGGGCAAGTTAGCCTCGACGAGAAATTTATTCCCGCAAGTTTAAATGCGCAAGCTAACTCGGTGCTTAAGCAACAATTGGCCGAAGTGCATGGCATGTTACGCCAACGTGCTGAAGCCTTAGCTGCACGTATTGGCGCAGGCCAGGGCAGTGCCAGCTCAATTGCAGATTTTTTAATGTTGCAGTTATTAAACCGATACGACGCATTGATTGCTCACATTCTAGCAACTAACGGCTTACACCCAGAACGATTGTTCCAGGAGTTAGCGGGTTTGGCCGGCGAGTTAGCCACTTTTTCTAGCAAAGATAAACGCGCTCCACAGCTCCCTAGTTATCAACACGATGAACTCACTCGTGTATTTGGCGATGTGATGGTGGTGCTTAACCAGTTTATGAGCATGGTACTGGAGCAAACGGCAGTACAAATTGCACTGGACGAAACCAACTACGGTATCCGAATTGCTCAAGTTCAAGACAAAGGTTTATTAGAACGCGCCGAATTCGTGTTAGCGGTAAACGCCAACATCAGCCCGGATGAACTGCGCAAGCGCTTCCCTGCTCAAGTGAAAATCGGACCGGTTGAACACATTCGAGATTTGGTGAATAACCAGTTGCCAGGTATTTCTGCCATTGGCTTACCGGTAGCGCCGCGACAAATTCCATATCACGCCGGCTTTCACTATTTCAAATTGGATAAAAGCAACGATTACTGGTCACGGCTTAGTGCCAGTGGTGGCGTAGCCATCCATCTGTCGGGTAACTATCCCGAGCTTGAAATGCAAATTTGGGCAATTAGCCAGTAA
- a CDS encoding family 31 carbohydrate-binding protein, with translation MDIQKPQLSLLRCALIAGASLIVSNAYAAGKPSIPVDGKRLFILGQDQVSIEQYMADPSLPRPHGFTMYTTLTRGATEDVTNYCFKGLDGLKNLDNYNSNQAQGCADSERRNQWGSGVQNAQWVIENYQPEVVALGMFCPGNAQAPSLYNDGAYDDLLIELADFFKLHNETGFFLRTCYEFNGDAHGLSFEHFRGIFKHVRSFLDAQGVTNVAHVWQSDAYHGTGRPSNQALGNTEQGYWPGKQYVDWVGVSQFNSDINEEAEIAEIEGLPLFIAEVTPHGDLGVQYDYKLPFNSSQQVAQGSANPVTIVNNLDWFTEKNAEIMRTVNKAWHYINADWTAQPQWESAADQAGANFFKYTDSRVQQNPEIKLHFIDLVSSENGFILAGEQNNGPVFSNCSAQPSSPINQGQDLNYSCTIVDSPEGVSLVDLNINGIAYPSQNLGNSVYNWTIAASNLQAGSNNLTITAVDAAGSSSNHSVNLEVISANTQVAIQASGNIEIVRGQSTEVTVSASDSDGIASVSLLVNGQSQANLVATTAPYVFTLASQVDGNDVSSIQALATDITGETTLSEVVNVVIKDVPVAEPKPAFGISYIDDTTMRVYHLDEGWTATWNYLCINGDCRPATLENGEYYREVSATLGQSYDIEFKVQDAVLSQYIVSDTAVFEQGTGGGETPPSNQPPTVSVSAPNGSLNEGDDVTITATANDSDGSINSVNFYLTAPGANEQLLASDNAAPYQTNITNLSAGTYQLRVVASDNQAVTASDSTSFSVNTSEQPEEPTEEFGISYIDDNTMRVYHVDQGWTADWNYLCINGDCRSANLDSGIYYRDVSGALGQSYDLEFKVQDNSLSQFIVERKGVVFLAGNTPPSNQAPSVSLSTSPTNTVLAGETLALSATAEDSDGSITSLRFYAAAPNATESLIAEINSAPYTTTISNVIAGVYQLRVEASDNDGATAEDSATIEVQAGSQPSINLSGPATIKQGEDWIITPSLSNWPIAEGEQHFHLVIDGEDLGPQYSSAAITISDLAVGSHTAVAKLANADHSFTGVEASLSVNVEAFINDTVTLVNDPVLGNYLSAGSDASQPGLTLYTFDVDNAGASQCNGNCATTWPPFIVNSASEIKAPSGVSGLGVSARQDGSLQLTLNNEPLYYFSGDNNLGDTSGHGINSVWWVADLPSASFADNTWQKSVVPACADMYSGGSIPIYGYHIYTQNNQVIFQAGSELASKVWGSNARTVFFRNNSEGRLKLLGSVEATRNGDSAAMTVPSDWLTGNSVYYVSFERLVTPLENELGDALAYHDSALYGLNKGCVNGAYTGESEDFAGWLRFQHPQGFFNDHNVFNERIDPVNQSAGHFKNVPRFTISLLQDEPGKDLLFQVDLTYESYSTLDSTIDITWSGIEGSEERAGGGSPRHSLSNQCAPSDASGNIAICNLGQGLSYGQNIDWELRVIPKDSADFNLYTQMLYYVKGHGWAKESSDPRALLGGEASIDAFGANEFERAAAFMQHEHTSSLKVVRDFVEQHEDLRVNIGDDVNPGFNTCESCHINDGRSQVIFDVPNVGPRIAPPLIGLGLLEQVNFAGKAGFGWEGNRATIEDSVRFALTTDFGVSNPDATMVERLTNYSQFVGVPQRDKSLLFDADVLAGEDLFNNAMQCSGCHTETQITAKGDVIRPYSDLLTHDLGDGLFRTTPLWGLGRTADVAAFSMDMIVNGQKNAAHAVAQRESRPADESTVLFMHDGRAKGLDAAVRAHNGEASAAREAFETATPAEQEQLLKFLRSL, from the coding sequence ATGGACATACAAAAACCGCAACTCAGCCTGTTACGCTGCGCACTCATTGCTGGAGCAAGTTTAATAGTCAGCAATGCTTACGCTGCAGGAAAGCCAAGCATACCTGTTGATGGTAAACGCTTATTTATTTTAGGTCAGGACCAAGTCTCTATCGAGCAATACATGGCCGACCCTTCATTACCTCGTCCACATGGTTTTACCATGTACACCACCCTCACCCGCGGGGCGACCGAAGACGTCACCAACTACTGTTTTAAAGGTTTAGATGGCTTAAAAAACCTCGACAACTACAACTCCAATCAAGCCCAAGGCTGTGCCGATAGTGAGCGCCGAAACCAATGGGGATCAGGAGTACAAAACGCGCAATGGGTGATTGAAAACTATCAACCTGAAGTAGTAGCACTTGGCATGTTTTGTCCTGGAAACGCGCAAGCTCCCAGCTTATATAACGACGGCGCTTATGACGACCTGTTAATTGAGTTAGCTGATTTTTTCAAACTTCACAATGAAACCGGTTTCTTTTTGCGAACCTGTTATGAATTTAATGGCGATGCCCATGGTTTAAGCTTCGAACATTTCCGCGGCATTTTTAAACACGTACGCAGCTTTTTAGACGCGCAGGGAGTAACTAACGTTGCTCATGTTTGGCAATCAGACGCCTACCACGGAACTGGACGTCCGAGTAATCAGGCTCTGGGCAATACCGAACAGGGGTATTGGCCCGGTAAACAATATGTAGATTGGGTGGGGGTATCGCAATTTAACAGTGATATTAACGAAGAAGCCGAGATTGCCGAAATTGAAGGCTTACCGCTGTTTATTGCCGAAGTTACTCCACATGGCGATCTAGGTGTGCAGTACGACTACAAACTTCCCTTCAATTCGAGTCAGCAAGTTGCTCAAGGCAGTGCTAACCCAGTAACTATTGTTAATAACCTCGATTGGTTTACTGAAAAAAATGCCGAAATCATGCGTACAGTCAATAAAGCATGGCATTACATCAACGCAGACTGGACCGCTCAACCGCAGTGGGAAAGTGCTGCCGACCAAGCGGGCGCTAACTTCTTTAAATACACTGACTCTCGTGTGCAACAAAACCCTGAAATTAAGCTGCACTTTATTGATTTAGTCAGTTCAGAAAATGGCTTTATTTTGGCAGGTGAGCAAAACAATGGTCCAGTATTCTCAAATTGTTCTGCACAGCCCAGCAGCCCAATTAACCAGGGGCAAGATCTCAACTACAGTTGCACCATTGTTGATAGCCCAGAGGGAGTAAGTCTAGTTGACCTAAACATTAACGGTATTGCCTACCCTAGCCAAAATCTTGGCAATTCAGTTTACAACTGGACTATCGCCGCTAGCAACTTACAAGCTGGCAGCAATAATCTAACGATTACAGCCGTAGACGCAGCAGGCTCTAGCAGTAACCACAGTGTTAATCTTGAAGTGATTAGTGCCAATACCCAAGTGGCAATTCAAGCCAGCGGCAATATCGAAATTGTGCGTGGCCAATCGACAGAAGTAACAGTGAGCGCTAGCGACAGTGATGGCATAGCCTCAGTTAGCTTGCTGGTAAATGGTCAAAGCCAAGCAAACTTGGTAGCAACTACCGCCCCCTATGTTTTTACTCTTGCCAGCCAAGTTGATGGTAACGATGTAAGCAGCATTCAAGCACTAGCCACAGATATCACTGGCGAAACCACTTTAAGTGAAGTGGTAAACGTAGTAATTAAAGATGTGCCAGTGGCAGAGCCAAAACCAGCTTTTGGCATTAGCTATATAGACGACACCACCATGCGTGTTTATCACCTCGACGAAGGCTGGACTGCGACTTGGAACTACTTGTGTATTAACGGTGATTGTCGACCAGCTACGCTAGAAAATGGCGAATACTACCGCGAAGTAAGTGCCACTTTAGGCCAAAGCTACGACATCGAGTTTAAAGTTCAAGATGCGGTACTGAGCCAATACATTGTGAGCGATACAGCAGTATTTGAACAAGGCACAGGTGGTGGCGAAACGCCACCTAGCAATCAACCACCTACTGTGTCTGTATCCGCTCCTAACGGTTCGCTAAACGAAGGTGATGATGTCACTATCACCGCAACAGCTAACGACAGTGATGGGTCGATAAATTCAGTCAACTTTTACCTAACGGCTCCTGGGGCAAATGAACAGTTGCTGGCCAGTGATAACGCTGCCCCTTACCAAACAAACATTACCAATCTAAGCGCTGGCACTTATCAATTGCGTGTTGTAGCCAGCGATAACCAAGCGGTCACAGCAAGCGACAGCACTAGTTTCTCGGTGAACACTAGCGAACAACCTGAAGAGCCTACGGAAGAATTTGGCATAAGCTATATCGATGACAATACCATGCGGGTTTACCATGTTGATCAGGGCTGGACGGCTGACTGGAACTACCTATGTATTAATGGCGATTGCCGCTCAGCAAACTTAGACAGCGGCATCTACTATCGCGATGTCTCTGGTGCACTCGGCCAAAGCTACGATCTAGAATTTAAAGTTCAAGACAATAGCCTAAGCCAATTTATTGTTGAGCGAAAAGGCGTAGTGTTTTTAGCAGGCAATACCCCGCCAAGCAACCAAGCTCCCAGCGTCAGTTTAAGCACTAGCCCAACAAATACCGTGCTTGCTGGTGAAACACTTGCTTTAAGCGCGACAGCAGAAGACAGCGATGGCAGCATAACAAGCCTAAGGTTTTACGCTGCAGCACCCAACGCAACAGAAAGCTTAATTGCAGAAATCAATAGCGCGCCATATACAACAACTATTAGTAATGTGATTGCTGGCGTTTATCAACTTCGTGTAGAAGCTAGCGACAATGATGGTGCGACAGCAGAAGATTCTGCAACAATAGAAGTACAAGCAGGTAGCCAGCCAAGCATTAACTTAAGCGGCCCAGCAACGATTAAGCAAGGCGAAGACTGGATTATTACGCCAAGCCTTAGCAACTGGCCAATTGCCGAAGGCGAGCAGCACTTCCACTTAGTTATTGATGGCGAAGACTTAGGGCCTCAGTATTCAAGTGCAGCCATCACCATTAGTGACCTCGCAGTAGGCTCTCATACTGCAGTAGCAAAATTAGCCAACGCTGACCACAGCTTTACTGGAGTAGAAGCGAGTTTGAGTGTAAACGTTGAAGCCTTTATCAACGACACGGTAACTCTAGTTAATGACCCGGTATTAGGTAATTACCTAAGTGCAGGAAGCGATGCCAGCCAGCCAGGGCTAACGCTTTACACCTTTGATGTTGATAATGCAGGTGCCAGCCAATGTAACGGTAACTGCGCCACCACCTGGCCTCCATTTATCGTGAACTCAGCCAGCGAGATTAAAGCCCCCAGTGGCGTAAGCGGATTAGGTGTTAGTGCCCGTCAAGATGGCAGTTTACAACTCACCTTAAACAATGAACCGCTTTACTATTTCTCTGGAGACAACAATCTAGGCGATACCTCCGGCCACGGCATTAATAGCGTATGGTGGGTGGCAGACTTGCCTAGCGCAAGTTTCGCCGACAATACTTGGCAGAAATCGGTAGTGCCAGCCTGCGCAGATATGTACAGCGGAGGCTCTATCCCAATCTATGGCTACCATATCTATACCCAGAATAACCAAGTGATCTTCCAAGCGGGCTCGGAACTAGCCAGCAAAGTATGGGGGAGCAATGCCCGTACGGTATTCTTCCGCAACAATAGCGAAGGCCGATTAAAACTGCTTGGCAGTGTTGAAGCTACGCGTAACGGTGACAGCGCAGCCATGACCGTGCCTAGTGATTGGCTCACAGGCAACAGCGTTTACTATGTGTCTTTTGAGCGCCTAGTCACACCACTAGAAAATGAGTTAGGTGATGCGCTTGCTTACCACGACAGTGCTTTATATGGCTTAAACAAAGGCTGCGTGAATGGTGCTTACACCGGCGAATCAGAAGACTTTGCCGGCTGGTTACGCTTCCAACACCCACAGGGATTTTTTAACGACCATAACGTATTTAACGAGCGTATCGATCCCGTCAACCAAAGTGCTGGCCATTTTAAAAATGTTCCACGCTTCACGATTAGTTTGTTGCAAGACGAACCCGGTAAAGACTTGTTGTTCCAAGTGGATTTAACTTACGAGTCTTACTCAACCCTCGACTCAACCATTGATATTACCTGGTCGGGCATTGAAGGTAGTGAAGAACGTGCCGGCGGCGGCAGCCCTCGTCATTCTTTAAGCAATCAATGTGCACCAAGCGATGCCAGTGGCAACATCGCCATCTGTAACCTTGGTCAAGGCCTGTCTTATGGGCAAAACATTGACTGGGAACTACGCGTTATTCCAAAAGACAGCGCCGACTTTAACCTTTACACGCAAATGCTTTACTACGTGAAAGGCCATGGTTGGGCAAAAGAATCGAGCGATCCACGCGCCTTACTCGGTGGCGAGGCAAGTATCGATGCCTTTGGTGCTAACGAGTTTGAACGCGCAGCCGCATTTATGCAGCACGAGCACACTTCATCGTTAAAAGTTGTTCGAGACTTTGTTGAACAACACGAAGACTTACGCGTAAACATTGGCGACGATGTTAATCCAGGCTTTAACACCTGTGAAAGCTGCCATATTAACGATGGCCGTAGCCAGGTGATCTTTGATGTGCCCAATGTTGGGCCACGTATTGCGCCGCCACTTATTGGTTTGGGTTTGTTAGAGCAAGTTAACTTTGCCGGTAAAGCAGGGTTTGGCTGGGAAGGTAATCGCGCCACGATTGAAGACTCTGTGCGTTTTGCCCTAACAACCGACTTTGGCGTGAGTAATCCTGACGCCACTATGGTGGAACGCCTCACCAACTACAGCCAATTTGTTGGGGTGCCACAGCGGGATAAGAGTTTGTTGTTTGATGCTGATGTATTGGCTGGTGAAGACTTGTTCAACAACGCTATGCAATGTAGCGGCTGTCATACCGAAACACAGATAACAGCCAAAGGTGATGTGATTCGCCCATATTCAGACTTACTCACCCACGACCTTGGTGATGGCTTGTTTAGAACGACGCCACTGTGGGGTTTAGGCCGCACCGCTGATGTTGCCGCATTTAGTATGGATATGATCGTAAATGGCCAGAAAAATGCTGCACATGCGGTCGCTCAGCGTGAATCTCGCCCAGCCGACGAGAGCACGGTGCTATTTATGCACGATGGTCGCGCCAAAGGATTAGACGCAGCAGTGCGCGCGCACAATGGTGAAGCCAGCGCAGCACGAGAGGCTTTTGAAACGGCCACACCAGCAGAGCAAGAGCAATTGCTGAAGTTTTTGCGCTCTCTGTAG
- the tssJ gene encoding type VI secretion system lipoprotein TssJ — translation MSKVGKLVLSVLLSMSMLGCTVANYVVEPYSKLQFHVANNVNPDITGRASPVVVKVFELSSRTLFDSQDFFALYDDASQVLGPDLINRTEFEFEPGSQFEYKLSLSPGVRYAGVLVAYRDIDTASWREVVTVDPTNYKTFDVHVGELAVFVGNP, via the coding sequence ATGAGCAAAGTAGGGAAATTAGTACTTAGTGTGCTACTGAGTATGTCAATGTTGGGCTGTACTGTAGCCAACTACGTAGTCGAACCATATTCAAAGCTACAGTTTCATGTAGCCAACAATGTTAACCCAGATATCACCGGCCGAGCTTCGCCTGTGGTGGTTAAAGTATTTGAGCTGTCTTCACGCACCTTGTTTGATAGCCAAGATTTCTTCGCCTTGTACGATGACGCTTCACAAGTGCTTGGCCCTGATCTAATCAATCGCACCGAGTTTGAGTTTGAACCCGGTAGCCAATTTGAATACAAGCTTTCTTTATCGCCTGGCGTTCGTTATGCCGGCGTGCTTGTCGCCTACCGAGACATTGACACCGCCAGCTGGCGTGAAGTGGTCACTGTCGACCCTACTAATTACAAAACCTTTGATGTTCACGTAGGTGAGCTCGCTGTATTTGTTGGCAATCCATAA
- a CDS encoding serine/threonine-protein kinase, which produces MDDANKDQAASPNTKAENKTASSTASDKTVVNNTETATSKKTNARSNKEQVINRVIKKRYQIEDLVGHGGMCDVYRAKDLLLEAAGDSQPYVAIKLLQKEFHDQPDAARILIREARKTQRLSHPNIIRVHDFGVDQEDYYLVMEWLDGQTLDEVIKSHRPNGLTFKSSLALLTQLTSALRYAHQNGVVHADLKPGNIMLSRDGTIKIFDFGVSRALNLNADQYAADKPEETSPVSGFTPTYASPELLDGAAPSIADDVFAFSCIAYELLSSKHPFNRKTANQAAKENITPSKPKHAPLLRWGKLKRGLNFNLKQRVTDLDQIEKSLTQSFLKPSLSVIAIVGVAGALSYGFQQMDGQLKHSQQELSRLQRENSANQDLVSLSPQQFLPMLNTIPAKQHVPKQALLRDKQRLVIDFYEKQIDDLLNNRQNAYPDYYAIQSLLQEVNRIYPDSYSLALIAEDVNQGWMGTVEALVQRLDLHLEQGRYQHSEDGDDVYTIYQDLLQVRTDYQFAPNEKSEQVFTQLFDKAADQLDVVALAQMIETGETFFANSEQQQERIARALELKTAIAAMASYKQAIADEQEAEFPYQAAEVFYQNHFSQLQERINGLTRVKTLDKMAKEVDSMAKDLPDDFSHLIETRQTMANKYLRFSDYLLKKRRTKEAGAVMKKAQDLMTKVQDARVADNA; this is translated from the coding sequence ATGGATGATGCAAACAAAGATCAAGCTGCTTCGCCAAACACCAAGGCTGAAAATAAAACTGCAAGCTCAACGGCATCAGATAAAACCGTTGTAAACAACACCGAAACAGCAACAAGCAAAAAAACCAATGCACGCTCCAACAAAGAGCAAGTGATAAATCGGGTGATTAAAAAGCGCTACCAAATCGAAGACCTAGTGGGTCATGGTGGCATGTGCGATGTTTACCGAGCAAAAGACTTGTTGCTAGAAGCAGCTGGTGACAGCCAACCTTATGTAGCCATCAAATTGCTGCAGAAAGAATTTCATGACCAGCCAGATGCTGCTCGAATTCTTATCCGAGAAGCACGCAAGACTCAGCGCTTAAGCCACCCAAATATCATCCGAGTACATGACTTCGGGGTAGATCAAGAAGATTACTACCTGGTTATGGAATGGTTAGATGGGCAAACACTTGATGAAGTCATTAAAAGTCATCGCCCCAATGGCCTTACCTTTAAAAGCAGCTTGGCGCTGCTCACTCAGTTAACCTCGGCGCTTCGTTATGCCCACCAAAATGGCGTAGTACACGCCGATTTAAAACCGGGTAACATCATGTTATCGCGAGATGGCACCATTAAGATTTTTGACTTTGGTGTATCTCGCGCACTCAACCTAAATGCCGATCAATACGCTGCCGACAAACCTGAAGAAACTTCACCAGTTAGCGGATTTACACCAACTTATGCCTCGCCAGAGTTGTTAGATGGCGCCGCACCAAGCATTGCAGACGACGTATTTGCGTTTAGTTGTATTGCCTACGAGTTGTTGTCGAGTAAACACCCCTTCAATCGCAAAACCGCTAACCAGGCGGCTAAAGAAAACATTACTCCTAGTAAGCCAAAGCATGCGCCTTTGTTACGTTGGGGTAAGTTGAAGCGCGGTCTCAACTTCAATCTAAAACAACGAGTAACCGATTTAGACCAAATCGAAAAAAGCCTTACCCAAAGCTTTTTAAAGCCCAGCTTAAGTGTGATTGCCATTGTTGGTGTTGCCGGTGCGCTCAGTTATGGTTTCCAGCAAATGGATGGTCAGCTAAAGCATAGCCAACAAGAATTAAGCCGACTACAGCGAGAGAACTCAGCCAATCAAGACTTAGTGAGCTTAAGCCCGCAGCAGTTTTTGCCTATGCTAAATACCATTCCGGCAAAACAGCATGTGCCAAAACAAGCCTTGCTAAGAGACAAGCAACGTTTGGTGATCGATTTTTACGAGAAACAAATCGACGATTTACTTAATAATCGCCAAAACGCTTACCCAGATTATTACGCTATCCAATCTTTGCTGCAGGAAGTAAACCGCATTTACCCAGATTCATACAGCTTGGCCTTAATTGCTGAAGACGTGAACCAAGGGTGGATGGGCACGGTTGAAGCATTGGTTCAGCGACTCGACTTACATTTAGAGCAAGGTCGTTATCAACATAGTGAAGATGGCGATGACGTTTACACGATTTACCAAGATTTGCTGCAAGTGAGAACTGACTACCAGTTTGCGCCTAACGAAAAATCTGAACAGGTATTTACTCAGTTATTTGATAAAGCGGCCGACCAGCTTGATGTGGTTGCGTTAGCGCAAATGATTGAAACAGGTGAAACCTTCTTCGCCAACAGCGAACAACAGCAAGAGCGTATTGCTCGAGCACTTGAGCTAAAAACGGCCATTGCAGCTATGGCTAGCTACAAACAAGCTATCGCCGATGAGCAAGAAGCAGAGTTTCCCTATCAAGCTGCTGAAGTGTTTTACCAAAACCACTTTAGTCAATTACAAGAGCGTATCAATGGCCTTACTCGGGTGAAAACCCTAGATAAAATGGCCAAAGAAGTAGACAGCATGGCTAAAGACTTGCCCGACGATTTTTCTCACTTAATTGAAACTCGCCAAACAATGGCTAACAAATACCTTCGCTTCTCTGATTACTTGCTGAAAAAACGCCGCACCAAAGAAGCTGGCGCAGTAATGAAGAAAGCCCAAGACTTGATGACGAAGGTGCAAGATGCACGAGTGGCAGATAATGCCTAA